The following coding sequences lie in one Zingiber officinale cultivar Zhangliang chromosome 2B, Zo_v1.1, whole genome shotgun sequence genomic window:
- the LOC122048116 gene encoding uncharacterized protein LOC122048116 has translation MAESSPPRDSKKGKAIVFRKEPRDVPEEQVPFSLRVLEEKLLTEYKPPAIGEYDGSKDPEDHLRKVWNAVLLHQYNNAIKCRVFVNTLSDLAQKWFDGLSNESITCFQDFKTVFLHYFVAQDVPSAISEILVSYFSHGLVEGEFFRALIRETVRNFDEMLGRAASYINVEEAQAARRKADKAPAPANKSEKRSPQPPAQPFPRSKDARTGFSDQDSRTVQQAKAVQDPRPGQWGLRYCTYYRSHTYSTADYVQFAHDSRCAVELGLPPPEIAPKLQRLLAGQPATTENRGNVTIREIGMISRGPTNGDSTRDRKSHERRLKIHVVGCNREQDAGPVISFGPQDLEGFELPHDDALIFKVVIANSRVARVFVDTRSSVNVLFKNAFKGMQINSSELQPVATSLYGFTGNEVRPMGQIKLAISLGSEPLVRTRRSTFIVVDSPSSYNVILGRLTLHEFQAAVSIFYQKIKFLVGDQVGEVKGEQLVSHRCYIYMVKVEARKAQRT, from the exons ATGGCCGAGAGTTCCCCGCCTAGAGATTCAAAGAAGGGGAAAGCTATAGTCTTCCGGAAGGAGCCTAGAGACGTGCCTGAGGAGCAAGTGcccttctctctaagggtacttGAGGAAAAGCTACTGACAGAGTACAAGCCCCCAGCtattggagaatatgatggtaGCAAGGACCCGGAGGATCATCTTAGAAAAGTTTGGAACGCTGTGTTGCTACACCAATACAACAACGCCATCAAGTGTCGAGTGTTCGTAAACACTCTGTCCGACTTGGCACAAAAATGGTTCGATGGACTGTCGAACGAGTCCATCACCTGCTTTCAAGACTTCAAGACCGTTTTCTTGCACTATTTC GTAGCTCAGGACGTCCCGTCTGCTATCTCAGAGATATTGGTGAGCTATTTCTCCCATGGTCTAGTGGAGGGGGAGTTCTTCCGGGCTCTCATCCGGGAGACAGTaaggaattttgatgagatgctggGGAGGGCAGCTAGctacatcaatgtagaagaagctcaagcgGCTCGGCGGAAAGCAGACAAGGCACCTGCTCCTGCCAACAAATCAGAGAAAAGGTCACCCCAACCTCCAGCTCAGCCTTTTCCCCGCTCCAAGGATGCCAGAACGGGATTCTCCGATCAGGATTCCAGGACGGTGCAACAGGCAAAAGCTGTCCAAGACCCCAGACCTGGTCAGTGGGGGCTCCGCTATTGCACTTACTATAGGTCCCACACCTATTCCACTGCAGATTACGTCCAGTTCGCTCATGACTCTCGGTGTGCCGTTGAACTGGGCCTACCTCCGCCCGAGATCGCACCCAAGCTTCAAAGGTTGCTGGCCGGCCAACCTGCCACAACAG AGAACAGGGGAAATGTCACCATTCGGGAGATCGGCATGATCTCCAGAGGACCCACTAATGGAGATTCCACTCGAGATCGAAAATCTCATGAACGCCGCTTGAAGATACACGTGGTAGGATGCAATCGGGAACAAGATGCAGGGCCTGTAATCAGTTTCGGACCGCAAGACCTAGAGGGATTTGagctccctcatgatgatgccttaATATTCAAAGTCGTCATCGCCAACAGTCGCGTGGCCAGGGTTTTCGTTGACACCAGAAGCTCTGTCAATGTGCTATTCAAGAATGCGTTCAAGGGCATGCAGATCAACTCTAGTGAGCTCCAGCCCGTAGCCACTTCATTGTATGGGTTCACTGGTAATGAGGTAAGACCAATGGGGCAAATCAAGCTAGCCATATCTCTGGGTAGCGAACCCCTGGTGAGGACGCGGAGAAGTACTTTCATCGTGGTGGATTCACCATCTTCTTATAACGTCATCTTGGGAAGACTGACACTGCATGAGTTCCAGGCGGCAGTCTCCATCTTCtatcagaagattaaattccttgtgggagaccaggtcggggaagttaaaggCGAGCAACTAGTCTCTCACAGGTGTTATATTTATATGGTGAAGGTCGAGGCCCGTAAGGCTCAAAGAACCTAG